The DNA segment GGCTCGAGGCCCCGGGCGTCCGGCACGACCCAGATCTGGAGGAAGCGGAGATCCTCGTCCCGGGAGGGGTTGAACTCGCTGTGGGTGACGCCGGTGCCGGCGCTCATGCGCTGGACCTCCCCGGGCCGGATCACGCTGCCGTTTCCCATGCTGTCACGATGCTCGAGGGCGCCCTCCACCACGTAGGAGAGGATCTCCATGTCGCGGTGGGGGTGGGTCGGGAAGCCCGCGCCGGCGACCACCCGGTCGTCGTTGATGACCCGCAGGGCGCCGAAGCCCATGTGCTTCGGGTCGTAGTAGTGGGCAAAGGAGAAGGTGTGGTTCGTATCCAGCCATCCGTGGTTGGCATGGCCCCGGTCGCTTGCGGCGCGTAGCGTGATCATCTTCTACCTCCTTGATCACAGGATGGACCCTCAGTATCGGGAGACAATGGCTCAAAAATCATCTTATTGTTGAGCAATAGGAATCAGAGTTGTACGGGCCAGGGAGGAGCATTTTCCGGTCCCTGGGCCCGGTCAGGTCAGTCAGTCAGGGAGCCACCCACTTGGTGGACCGTGCCCTTTCTGCTCCAAGTGGGTGGTACCTTTCTCGGTACCTTTCTCGCTTCCTGTCCCTGACCCTGCTTCCCGCCCCTGACTGGAGGCTCGCATGCGAAGGTACCCCGCTCTCCTCCTCCTCGGCCTCCTGATCGTTGCCGGCTGCGGCGATGGTGGTGGCGGCAACCGCCAGATCGGCCAGGAGTGCGGCGAGGACCCGGACTGCGCCGAGGGGCTGCGGTGCATCCTCTACGGCGCCCGGGACATCGGCGAGAGCGGACTCGAGTGCACGACCGCCCGGCTCTGCTCCATCCCCTGCACCAGCACGACGGAGTGCGTGGACAGCCTGGGAGACGGCCACATCTGCCTCTCCGACTGCCACGAGGGCTCCTGTCTGCGAGGCAGCTCCAGCGGCGGCTAGGGGGCGGACACGTTCCCCGGCGCGGGCCTGCGCGCGGGCGAAACTCCACTTCGAGGCAGCTCCCTCATGTCCGACGAGCGTTCCAGGCTCCTGACCCGCAGGGCGCTCCGCATCTCGGTGGCGGAGGGCCTCCTCCACGCCGTGATGGTGGGCGCCTGCGAGAGCTACCTCGGCGCCTTCGCGGTCGAGCTCGGCCACCGCGGCACCGCGCTGGCGGTGCTGGCCACGGTCCCCATCCTGGCCGGCGCGCTCTTCCAGCTCTTCACCGGGCCGCTGGTGCGCTGGCTGGGGACCCGCAAGCGCGTGGCCGTCTTCGGCGCGGCGTTGCAGGCCGCGGTGGTGGGGACCTTCGTTCTCATCGCCCTCACCCGGGACGACCGCCTGGTCTCCCTGCTCGCGGCGAAGGTCCTCTTCTGGATCGCCGGCGCGATCGTGGCCCCCGTCTGGGGCGCCTGGATGGCGTCGCTGATCCGGGGGCGGCGCCGGGAGCGCTACTTCGCCCTGCGCTCGGGGGCGGCGCAGGTAGGCCTGCTGGTGGCCTTCCTCCTCGCCGGCGTCTCGATCCACGCCCGCGCCGACGCCGCCGACCCGCTCCGGCCCTTCGTCGCGCTCTTCGTGGTGGCCACCATCGCCCGGGCCTTCAGCGCGCTCGCCCTGCTCCTGCAGCCCGACCCTCGCAAGGTCGCTGCCCCGCCCGCGGCGAGCGGACCCAGGCTGCTCGAGGTGATCCGCGGCTCGCAGTGGACGACCGCGATCTACCTCACCTTCCTGATGACCGGCGCGAACATCGCGGTGCCCTTCTTCACGCCCTACATGCTGCAGACCCTGCAGCTCGACTACGCGCGCTTCGCCTCGATCATCGCGATCTCGCTGGTGGTCAAGGCGGTGTTCTTCCCCTTCTGTCATCGTCTCGCCAGCCGGCTCGGCCTGCGGGCCATGCTCGGGATCGGCGGCACCGGAGTCGCCGCCGTCGCCCTGCTCTGGGCGAGCTCACCCTCCCTCGCCGTGGTGGCGCTCGCCCAGGTGCTCGGCGGCGTCTCCTGGTCGGCGCTCGAGTACTCGAGCTACCAGCTGCTGCTCCGGAGCGCCCCGCACCCGGTCCGCGTCGAGTTCCTGTCCATCGCCGGCTCGCTGGTCGGCGTCGGGACGGTGGCCGGTTCGCTGGTGGGCGGCCTGCTCCTCGACCGCCTGGGTCTCGACTACCGGGACCTCTTCATCCTCTCGGGCCTCTGTCGGGTGCTGGCGCTCGCGCCCCTCTTCGGCCTCCCCCGCCGCCTCTTCCCCGGCGAGCTGCAGCACCTGCTCTGGCGCCTCGTCTCGGTCCGGCCGGTGGGGGGCGGCGTGCAGCGGCCGATCCTGCGGGACGAGGATCGAGAGGAAGACGAGTGATGCACGGGGTCTCCTGCGGCCTCCCGCTCTGAACCGGAGTCAGGCAGGTCTGCCGCGGGGCCATTCGTTCTCTACGAGAGGTACTCCCAGGTCCCCTGGCTTGGCTCCGAGGCCACTATCCTACGTTGGACCTGCCCCAGGTTGTCCGCTCAGTCAGCTGTCCAGGGTCCGATGACGCAACTTCCGTCAAGAGCACGGCGCCAGGGCGGCCACAGTGCTTCCTGTTCCTCGCGGACAGCGACCTCTGATCGTCAGAAGAGGTGGCCGGCGGTGAAGTAGAAGCCGACCGGGTTGGCCTGGGGGGACCAGGCCACGTCCGCGCGCACCACGAAGACCTCGCCCTGCTGCAGGCGCAGGCCGCCGCCCACGCCGTAGTGGAGGGGGTCCCCGCCGGTGCCGATCTCGGGGCGGGAGCGGACGTCCGCCCAGACCCGGCCGGCGTCGCCGAAGGCGACCAGGCCGATGCGCCAGCGCTTGTTCCAGGCCTCGAAGCGGAAGAGCTGGGTGCGCAGCTCGAGGTTGGCGATGGCCTTGTAGCGGCCGTAGTAGCGCTGGCCGGGGATGCCCCGCAGCCCGAAGGCGGAGCCGATCGCCCAGCGGTTGCCGGCCCGCGCGAGCTCGTAGAAGGGGGGATCGCCGAAGAGGAGATCGAGCTGCAGGCGGGAGGCGAGGACCAGCACGTCCTTGTAGAGGGGCAGGAAGAGGCGGCCGGAGAGGTTGGTGCGCAACCAGAAGAGGGGGATCCTCGGCTGGATCGCCGGGGCGTGCTGGAAGAGCAGGTCCACGGTGTAGCCCTTGCTGGCCACCGTCTCGTTGTCCCGGGTGTCCAGGCCCAGGGCGTAGTCGAAGATCAGCGCGTCGTGGTGGCCGGTGCCGCGCAGCTCCGCGCGCAGCCAGTCCGAGGAGGAGGCCAGGTCCCGGGCCACGGCACCATCGGAGGGGATGCGCACGAGATCGCGCCCGTAGCTGACGCCGAGCTTGAGGCGCCAGGGATCCGGCAGGGCGAAGCCGAGCTGGAGGAAGACGTGGGGCTGGGCCAGGGAGTAGCGCTGCTGATCGAAGTCGAGGGCGGGGTCGGGCTGGGAGGCGTTGCCCAGCCCGGGGTAGAGCAGGGTCGCGTTGCGTACGTAGCGCGCGCCGACGATCAGCCGCAGGGGATCGAAGATCAGCTGGGGGAAGGTCGCCCGGAAGGTGTAGTCCTGGTAGGGCACCAGCAGGCGGCTGCCCCCCTCGAGCTTGAAGAGGGCGAGGGCGACGGCCTCGAGGCGGTAGCGGTAGGGCTCGTAGGGGAAGCGGAAGTCCGCCAGGGAGAGCATGATCCCGGCGCCGTAGCCGAAGTCCGAGTCGCCGCCGAGGAGCGGCAGCCAGGAGAACTCCTGCCGGTCGAGGTAGCGCCGCTCGTCGTCCGCCTGATCGGCGAGGGCCGGGCCGGGGAGGGTGAGGGCCAGCAGGAGCAGCGCGAGCCCGGCGAGGGGCGCGCGATGGATCGGAGGGCCAGGGGGCCGGCGTTGCGCGGGCGAGACGAACATCCTCGAGCCGAGAGCATAACCGAGTTGGCGGGGGCCGGGTGGACCCGGATAGGATGGGGGCGGGAGGGAAGAGACATGAAGCTGCCCGTGCGCCTGATCGAGGGAGCGATCCTGGCTTGCACCGCGCTGCTGGTGGTCGCCACCAGCGAGAGCGAGCCGATGAGCTGGACCACCACCACCACCGTGCAGGGCACGGCGGTCGTCCTGGACGAGGCGGTGCCCGACGTCATCACCGACGTGGACCTCGTGCTCTCCGCCACGACCATCGACGTCACCGACCCGGTGAGCGGCGATCTCACCCTGGAGGCGACCCTGACCTGGAACCCACCCCTGACCGACCCCACGGCGGCGGCGCCGGAGGTGGTGGTGGGGATGGCCGAGGGCAACTTCGGGCCCGAGGGCGCCGGGCGCGCCGCGGGGATCCCGGGGAGCGAGCCCCGGGTGCTGACCGCCACCCGGCGGGTGCTCGGCACCTGCAGCATCACCACCGGCTGCACCGAGCGGCTGCGGATGCACTTCCTGGCGGGCGCGCTGCCGGCGGGCGCCTCCCTCGACGTGAGCTGGACCCTCACCGCCGACGTGGTGGGCTCGGGCCGCTCGAGCCCGCCGCCCGGGGTGGCCGTGACGATCACCGAGGTGACGGCCACGCCCTAAAGACGAGAACGCCCCGGGGCTCGCGTGAGACCCGGGGCGTCCGTCGGTGCGGTCGGGTGCTGCTAGGGCGCCGGCTCGCCGGCGACGCAGAGGCCGTCCCAGCAGGTGGCGCCGGGGCCGCAGTCGGCGTCGGCCCGGCAGGCGGCCGGCTCGCAGCAGTAGGAGGGCAGGGTGCCGTCGTTGGCCGCGCGGCAGTTGCCCGCCTCGTCGGTCCAGGCGCCCCAGCACTCGTCCACCGGATCGGGGTCGACGCAGGCCCAGCAGCCGTCCTGCACGACCAGGGTCTGACCCTCGGCGCAGGTCGGGGGGATCATGTCGCAGACGACGGGGTAGACGCACTGGCTCGGCGGGGCCGGGGGGCAGCCGATGGCGGTGCAGGTGGCGTAGTGCTCGCAGTAGCCGTCGGGGCCGCAGTCGGCGTCGATCTCGCAGCCCTCGCCGGGCAGGGGCTCGCAGACGCCCATCGGAGCGCCGCAGTCGCAGGGCTCGCCGTTCTCGCTGGCGCAGAGGCAGTCGACCTCGTAGGTGACGCACTGCTCACCCTCGGCGCAGTCGAGGTCGCTCTGGCACTCGGGTCGGGGCGCCGGCACGCACACGCCGATCATCTGGAAGCAGCCGGGCTCGCCGGTGGCCGGGTCGGCCGGGCAGACCGTCTCGAAGATCTCGCAGGCCTCGCCCGGGCCGCAGTCGAGGTCGCTCTGGCACTCGCCCGGCTCGAAGCGGGGCTCGCAGGTGCCGGCGGCCACCGGGGCGCCGCAGTAGCAGTCACCGGCGGGGCCGCAGTCGCAGTAGTCGTCCGGGTCGGTGGTGCCGGAGAGGTTGCAGAAGAACTCCGGACCGCAGTCCTCGTCGCTGAAGCACTCGGAGGGCCGGGGCTGGCAGAAGGTGGGCTCCCAGAGGCCGCAGTCGTAGGGGCAGTCCTCGCCCTCGGCGCAGGCGCAGTCGACCATCGGCTGCATCGGGCAGAAGGAGTCCGCGGGGCAGTCGGCGTCGCTCCAGCACTCGGCCGGGCCGGGCTCGCAGGTGCCCTCGACGGGCTCCCCGCCCCCGCAGCGGCAGTCGGCGTCCGGCGGACAGTCGGCGCCGCAGCGGGCGACCGGCGGCAGCTCGCAGTGCTCGCCCGGCCCGCAGTCGGCGTTGGAGGAGCAGGTCTCGATGGCCCGGCAGACGCCGGTCAGCGCGATGCAGTTGGTCGGGCTGGGCTCGTAGCCGGGCGGCAGCGCCTCGTCGTAGTCGCAGTAGAAGCCCTCGCCGCAGTCGCTGTCGGCGAAGCACTCGACGGGGTTCGGATCGTCGTCGTCCTCGATCGGACCCATGCAGCTCCCGCCGGTGAAGCCGGAGAGGGTGATGACGAAGGCGGCGGCGACGGTGGCGCGGAAGAGAGCTTCGAGGTTGGCGGTGTGGGTTCGCATCGGGTTCCTCCTGATTGGCTCCGCGGTATTACAACCCCCGTGCCAGCCCGGCTCGCGCGCCAAGGTGCTGGAATCACGTGCGTCCCGGCGCCGGAGGGATCCGACTTTCCGGGGCCGCCGGCCCGACCCCTCTCAGAATTCCGAGAGATCTCCGGAGAGAGCCTCGTCCCCGAGGCGCGCCCGAACCTCTCGCCAGCGGGCGGCCAGCGCCTCGCGGCGTGCGTCCGGGAGGTGGGCGGTGGCCTCCTCGAGGGCACCCTCCACCTCCTCGGGCGTGGCGCCGGTGAGGAGGGCGCCGCGCAGGTGGGAGTGGAGCTGCTCGGGGAAGTCGGTGGCGGCGAGGAGCACCACGTTGAGCAGCTCGCGGGTGGCGAGATCGAGGCCGGGCCTCCCCATCACCTTCCCGTAGCCGTCCTCCACCATCCAGCGGTTCGCCGCCGGGTGGAGGGTCGCCATCCGCCGCCGGAGCATCGGATAGGCGCGCCCGTAGACCGCCTCGCAGACCGCCTCGCCCTCGGCCCGGGGCGGGGCCTCGGCGTCGGTGAGTCCGGAGGCGTCGGTGCCCGTGAGGCGGCGCCAGCGGCCGAGGGTGGTCAGCGCGGCCGGGAAGCCGAGGAAGAGGAGGGTCTGGAGGATGGCCTCCTCCACCGCCGCTGCGGGGTGGCCCGTCTTCAGGGCCGCGAGGGCGGCGTCGATGGCCGGCGGGTCGCGCCGGGCCATGGCGACGCCCAGCCGCCAGATTCCCCGGCGGGTGGCGTGGGAGGCAGGCGCCTCGGCCAGGGAGCCGGCGCCCCGGTCGGATCCGCTCACGGCCGCCCGATCCCGTCGGCGAGGAGGCCCACCGCCGTGGCAAAGTAGAGCGAGCGGTTCCAGTGCAGCAGGGAGTGGTAGTTGCCGTAGACGAGGTAGGTGGGGCCCGTCGCGCCGCCCGGCTGCACCAGGGAGCCGGTGAGCTCCACCGCCGGCAGGTCCTTGCCGTTGGGCTTGCGTACGCCCAGCGCCTGCCACTCCGAGAGGGGCTTCTTGATCGTCTTGCCGATCAGGGCCGGGTCGAGGCCCTCGGGGAGCTTCACCCGCCGTCCCCAGGTCCGGTTCGCGTCCCAGCGGTTCTGGTGGAGATAGTTCGCGGTGGAGCCGAAGACGTCGGCCCGGGTGTTCCAGATGTCCTTCCGCCCGTCCCCGTCCTGATCGACGGCCCAGGTGAGGAAGCTGGAGGGCATGAACTGACACTGCCCCATCGCCCCGGCCCAGGAGCCCTTCATCTGCGCGGGGGTGATGTGACCCTCGTCGAGGATCTTCAGGGCGTTGAAGAGCTCCTTGCGAAAGAAGCTGCCCCGCCGCCCCTCGAAGGCGAGGGTGGCCAGGGCCGTGATCACCGAGAAGCCGCCGGTGTTCGAGCCGAAGCCGGTCTCGATGCCCCAGAGGGCGACGATGAAGCGGGGCTGGACGCCGCGCTGCTTCGCCACCGCCTCAAGCAGCTCCTCGTTCTCGGCCAGCAGCCTCTTCCCTTCAGCGATCCGGGCCGGGGTGACGACCCGGCTCTTGTAGGTCTCCCAGCTCATCGTCCCCTCGGGCTGGCGCCGGTCGAGGGCGATGATCCGGTCGATGGGCCGGATCTCCTTCAGGGCCGCGGCGATCGTCTTCTCGGAGATTCCCTTCTCGAGCGCCTCCGCGCGCAGCTCCCCGAGCCAGAGCTCGAAGCGCTTCAGATCCTCCTCCGAGAAGGTGAAGGCCGGCTTCTCCTTCTCCTTCTTCTCGACCTTCGCCTCGGCCTCAGCCTCAGCTTCCGCCTCAGCCTCCGCCTTCTTCGGCTCGCTCTCCGTCCCCGTCCCCGTAGCCGTCCCCGTCTTCTCCTCCGCCCAAAGAGCGAGAGGCGAGCACAGAAGGAGCATCAGACCGGTTCCCAGCAGCAGTCGCGCGAAGTGCATGCCTCCCCATAACACGCGAGGGGGCCTCACTCATCCCGTCGGATCGTCCACGTCCACGTGCACGTCCACGTCCACGGGTTCTCCAGGTTCACATCACGGACTCATGGCAGCGAGGAAAGGCCGTGGACGTGTACGTGTACGTGTACGAGGGCGGAGCGCTGGAATAGGGTGCCCACCATGCGCAAGACCCTCGCCCCCTGGCCCCTCCTCCTCCCCTTGCTGGCCCTCCCCGCCTGCAAGCCCGATCCCGTCCACCTCGAGATCGACGAGAGCTGCGAGTTCCTCTGGCCGGTCCAGTGCGCGATGCCCTACCCGAACGACTTCTTCACGGTCGAGGACGCGAGCAGCCCCACCGGGCGGCGGCTGGCGCTCCCCTCCGAGGCCTTCCCGACCAACGTCCTCGACGAGCCCCTCGACCTCTCTCCCTGGAACCGGATGGACGGCTTCTCCACCGGGCCGACGATCCTCGTGGCCTTCGAGCGGCCCCTCGATCCGGCGAAGCTCGGGTGGCACGACGACTACTCGCCCTCCACCCTCCCCGGGAGCGCGACGATCCTCCTGGACGAGGAGGGGAACCTCGTTCCCCACTTCGCCGAGCACGACGGACTGCCCGGCTACGAGGAGCCGATCGCCTTCTACCTGCGGCCCGCCAGCAAGCTGAAGGAGGGCCACCGCTACATCGTCGCCCTCAAGACCGGCCTCACCTACGCGGACGGGGCCGCGCTGAGCCCCTCGGAGCCCTTCCGTCTGCTGCGCGACGAGCTCGAGTCCGACGCACCTGCCCTGGAGGCGCGCCGGGAGCACTTCGAGGGCATCTTCGCCGCTCTCGAGGCGGCGGGCGTGGCCCGGGAGGAGCTGCTCCTCGCCTGGGACTTCACCACCGCCTCGGGCGAGGCCGTGCGCGGGGACCTGATCCACATGCGGGACGACGCCATGGCCCGGGTCGGCGCCGGCGGCCTCGGCTGCACGGTCACCTCCACCACCGAGCCGGGCAACGAGATCTTCCGCCAGGTCGAGGGCACCTTCACGCTGCCCTCCTACATGAGCAACCCCGACACCCTCTCGGACCTGGTGCGGGGCGCCGACGGCAAGCCGGCCTTCCAGGAGCTGGTCGAGGCGCGCTTCGTGGCCAACATCCCCCGCAGCCTGGCCGACCCCGCCGCCGCGCCCGGGCGCCTGATCACCTACGGCCACGGCCAGCTCGGCGCGCCGGAGGAGGTGATCTGGAGCGGCGGGCGGGTGCTCGCCGACCAGCTCGGCGCGGTGCTGGTCTCCACCGACTTCCTCGGCATGTCCGAGCTCGACTACGCCGCGGTGACCCGGGCGCTGGCCCAGGTCTCCTTCTTCGGCTCGATGACCGACCGGCTCCACCAGGGGCTGGTGGCCGAGTGGGTCCTCACCCGGACGATGATGGGGGCCTGCGCCAGCGAGCCCGCCTTCCAGGTCAACGGCCACCTCGCCTACGACCCGGACGAGCGCTACTACCTGGGCATCTCCCAGGGGGCGATCTTCGGCTGGACCTACCTCGCCCTCGCGCCGGACGTCGAGCGGGGAGTGCTGAACGTCGGCGGCGCCAACTACGCCACCATCGTCGATCGCTCGCTCAACTTCGTGGAGTTCGAGGACCGGATGGACAACTGGTACGAGCGCCGGGTCGACCGCCGCCTGCTCATCGTCCTGATGGAGCAGCTCTGGGAGAAGACCGAGGGCTGGGGCTACCTGGGCCAGATCGCCACGCCCCTCCCCGGCATGACGCCCCGCAAGGTGCTCTTCACCACCGGCAAGAACGACGTGGCGGTGCCCAACCTGAGTGCGGACATCGCCGCCCGCAGCGCGGGGCTCCCGCTCCTCGAGCCGCCGCTGGAGGAGCCCTGGGGCTTCGAGAGGGTGAGCCCGCCTCACGACGGATCGGCCTACGTCACCTACGACCTCGGCGACCCCGCGGTGCCCGCGGGGAGCGCGCCGCCCGAGGTCGACGGCGGAGTCCACGGGGACTTGCGCAAGCAGGCCACCCACATGGCTCAGCTCGACGCCTTCCTCCGGCCCGATGGGGTCGTCATCAACCCCTGCAGCGGCCCCTGCGATCCGGACTAGCGGGGGGAGCTCCCGCTCCCGCTACGCTTTCGGGATTCCGAGGGTGGCCTCGTCGACCTCGGGGGGAGGGAAGGCGGGGCGCGCGAGGAAGTAGCCCTGGGCCAGGTGGGCGCCGGTGTCCACCACCGCCTGGTATTCGCCGAGGGTCTCGATCCCCTCGGCCACCACCCGGGCGCCCAGATCGACGCAGAGCCGGACGATCGCCTTCACCAGGATCATCTTGCGCGGCGTGGTGTCGAGGTCCCGGATCAGGGCCATGTCCAGCTTGACGACCTCGGGCTGGAGGTCGGCGATGTACTTGAGGTTCGAGTAGCCCGAGCCGAGGTCGTCCACCGCGAGCATGATGTCGCGGCTGCGCATCTCGGTGAGCACCTCGTTGCACCAGCGGAAGTGGGTCAGCGGCACCGACTCGGTGATCTCGATGAAGATGGGTTGATCGTGGAAGTAGATCGGATCGTCCGGCCGGACGAGCAGCCCGTGGTTCAGCTCACCGGGGTGGATGTTGAGGAAGAGGGGCGTGTCGGGGCAGCCCTCGATGGCCATCTCCCGCAGGATCCTCCCCAGGTCGCCGATCAGATCCGCCTCCACCGCGCCCTTGAGGATCTCGGCCGGGCCCGGGAAGGTCTGGGTGGTTCCCCGTACCAGGGCCTCGTAGGCGAAGACCCGCCTCTCCTGGATGTCGTAGAGGGGCTGGAAGACCAGCCGCATCAGCCGCTTCTCCACGACGTCGTGGATCGTCAGGGGTCGTCCCCCGGCGGTCACTGGCTGGTCGGAAGGGAGATCCGGCATCGCGGGGAATCATATACTCACCCGTGGATGCACGCACCCGCACCGCTCCTCGCTGCCCTCCTCCTGCTGGGCGCCTGCGCCTCGACACCCGAGGTCGTCGTGGAGGAGCGTCCGGCCGCGGCGCCGGCTCCCCTGGAGCGGCTGCGCTTCGCCTGGCCCGATGCCCTCCGGCTGGCGGTGAGCCGCCAGGCCCGCCGGGCGGAGACGGTCGCGGGCAAGGTGCAGCGCAGCCAGGGGCCGGTCGAGCGCTGGCGCTGGAGCTTCCACCGGCAGGGGGAGCACGCCCGGTTGAGGATGGAGCCCACCGGCCGGGAGGAGCGTGAGGTCTGGGACTTCGAGCTCGCCGCCGACGGCAGCGTCAGCCGGGTCGACGGCCTGGAGGGCGCCGACCGGGAGGCCCTCCTCCAGCTCTGGGCCCAGCTGGTGGGCCTCTGGCGGGAGCGGGAGCTCGAGCTCGGGCAGGCCTACCGCCGCAGCGCCGAGGACGGTGAGGGGCCGGGTCTGCAGCTCGTCGCCCGGAAGGCGGCGGCCTGCCCCGGCGCCGGGGGCGAGGGGGCGCCGCAGTGTGTCTGGCTGGAGAGCCTCTTCGAGCTGGAGGAGCGGCGCTTCAAGGATCTGGGCCAGGCCGCGGTGAGCGACTTCCTCTCCGGGCTGGACGAGGTCCTGCCCGAGCTCTCCGAGCTGCCGGTGGAGATCGTCTCGGTGCGCCCCGAGCGCCAGACCGAGCTGATCGCCGAGCCGGACACGCTCCTGCCGCACGCCTTCGTCGAGCGCACCTACCTGCGCCTCGAGCTGCGGGCCGGCGACGCCCCCGAGCCCATCGTCTCGGAGGTGGTGGAGGAGGTGCGCTGGAGCTTCGAGCGCGCCCGCTAGGGCGTGCTCTGCAGGGCATCGATCTCGGCCTGCAGGATCTCGCCGATGGCCGGATCGGCCCCGAGGTGCACGAAGCGGATCCGCCCGGCCGCGTCGCGGACGAAGAGGGCGGGCAGGCCGCCGACGTTCAGGGCCCGCAGGGTCTCGTGGGCGTCCCCGTAGGCCACCGGGAAGGAGAGCGCGCGCCGCTGGAGGAAGCGGTGGACCAGCTCGGGATCCTGATCGACGTTCACCGCCAGGAAGCGCACCTCCCGGTTCTCCTCCCGGCCGGCCACCGCCTCGAGGAGGGGGAGCTCGTCCAGGCAGGGCTTGCACCAGGTCGCCCAGAGCCAGAAGACCTGGATGGCGCCCGGGCGCTCCTCGCCGCCCAGGGGCAGCGCGTTCCCCTCCTGGTCGAGGAGCTCGAGGCGAGGCGTGGGGCGATCGATCGAGCGCCGCAGGATCGTCTCGCTGCGCCGCTTCGCGCTGCGGGCGCGCGCGGCCGTCAGCGCGCCCTCGGGATCTTCCGTCAGCGCCGAGAGGCGGGCGCGGGCCTCGTCGGCGAAGCGCTCGTCGTGGACCAGCGCGTCGGCGCAGGCGGCCGCGGCCTCCCCGCGCCGCTCGAGCTTCTCGAGCACCACGCAGCGATGCCAGTGGATCTCGGGGTCGTCCATCAGCTCGTCGGCCCGGATCAGGTCCTCCAGGGCCAGCGCCACCTTCTCCATCTTGAAGTGCAGCCAGCCCCGCGTGTCGAGGAAGGCGGCCCGCCGCGCCTCGAGGGGTCCGCCGGGCGCCGGCTGCTCGCCGTGCGCCTCCAGGCGGGAGGTGAGGCGATCGAGGATGGCGAGGCCCTGCTCGACGCGGATCAGCCCCTCCGCCAGGTGCTCGCCGAGCTCGGCGTAGGCGTAGGCCATGGCGTTGAGCACGTCGGCGTAGGAGGTGTCGTCGCGCACCTGCACCTTGCGGGACCACTCCCGCATCTTCTCGATCTCGAGGAGCTCGGCGTAGGTCTGCACCAGCACCGAGGCGATGATCTCCGAGAGCTGCGGGTGCCCTCCGAAGACCTCGTGGAGGGTCTCCAGGCTGGCGGCCCGGGCGTGCGGGTCGGGGTGGCGCAGGGCGGCCTCGAGGGCGCGGGCCGGATCGATCCGCCGGACCTCGGGGCTCCCGCCCGGGTGGCCGCCGCCGGCCGCGAGCTCCTCGGCGTCCGTCGGAGGGGCCTCGTCCGCTCCGGGAGGAGCCGCCTCGCTCGAGGCCTCCGGGGCGGGGGGGGTCTTGGGGGCCGAGGCGCAGGCGGCCCCGATCGAGGTCGCGGCCAGCACCGCGACGAGGAAGCGATCACGCATCCGCGTACCTTGGATCGATCTGGCCCGGAACACCAATCGGGGGCCCCTTTTTCCCGGGCTTCACCCGGGCCCTTGGTCTTGGCGGGTGGTCTCGGATAAGGCTTCGCGCATGGGACGCTTCGACGATCTGGACCGCCTCGCCATCACCACCCTCCGGGCCCTGGCCATCGACGCCATCGAGGCCGCGAACTCGGGTCACCCCGGGGCGCCCCTCGGGCTCTCGCCGCTGGGTTGGCTGATCTTCCGGCACCTGCGCAAGCACGACCCCGCCGATCCGGCCTGGCCGGATCGCGATCGCTTCGTGCTCTCGGCGGGCCACGCCTCGATGCTCAATTACGGCCTGCTCCACCTCTCGGGCTACGATCTCCCCCTCGAGGAGATCCGGAACTTCCGCCAGTG comes from the Deltaproteobacteria bacterium genome and includes:
- a CDS encoding pirin family protein, translating into MITLRAASDRGHANHGWLDTNHTFSFAHYYDPKHMGFGALRVINDDRVVAGAGFPTHPHRDMEILSYVVEGALEHRDSMGNGSVIRPGEVQRMSAGTGVTHSEFNPSRDEDLRFLQIWVVPDARGLEPGYEQRHFGDERRGRLRLVASRDGREGSVTLHQDVDVHASLLDPGERVEHRLDEGRRAWVQVVRGELRIDDRVLREGDGAALEGVERIGVEAITDAELLLFDLI
- a CDS encoding MFS transporter, whose protein sequence is MSDERSRLLTRRALRISVAEGLLHAVMVGACESYLGAFAVELGHRGTALAVLATVPILAGALFQLFTGPLVRWLGTRKRVAVFGAALQAAVVGTFVLIALTRDDRLVSLLAAKVLFWIAGAIVAPVWGAWMASLIRGRRRERYFALRSGAAQVGLLVAFLLAGVSIHARADAADPLRPFVALFVVATIARAFSALALLLQPDPRKVAAPPAASGPRLLEVIRGSQWTTAIYLTFLMTGANIAVPFFTPYMLQTLQLDYARFASIIAISLVVKAVFFPFCHRLASRLGLRAMLGIGGTGVAAVALLWASSPSLAVVALAQVLGGVSWSALEYSSYQLLLRSAPHPVRVEFLSIAGSLVGVGTVAGSLVGGLLLDRLGLDYRDLFILSGLCRVLALAPLFGLPRRLFPGELQHLLWRLVSVRPVGGGVQRPILRDEDREEDE
- a CDS encoding BamA/TamA family outer membrane protein → MFVSPAQRRPPGPPIHRAPLAGLALLLLALTLPGPALADQADDERRYLDRQEFSWLPLLGGDSDFGYGAGIMLSLADFRFPYEPYRYRLEAVALALFKLEGGSRLLVPYQDYTFRATFPQLIFDPLRLIVGARYVRNATLLYPGLGNASQPDPALDFDQQRYSLAQPHVFLQLGFALPDPWRLKLGVSYGRDLVRIPSDGAVARDLASSSDWLRAELRGTGHHDALIFDYALGLDTRDNETVASKGYTVDLLFQHAPAIQPRIPLFWLRTNLSGRLFLPLYKDVLVLASRLQLDLLFGDPPFYELARAGNRWAIGSAFGLRGIPGQRYYGRYKAIANLELRTQLFRFEAWNKRWRIGLVAFGDAGRVWADVRSRPEIGTGGDPLHYGVGGGLRLQQGEVFVVRADVAWSPQANPVGFYFTAGHLF
- a CDS encoding carboxymuconolactone decarboxylase family protein, which encodes MSGSDRGAGSLAEAPASHATRRGIWRLGVAMARRDPPAIDAALAALKTGHPAAAVEEAILQTLLFLGFPAALTTLGRWRRLTGTDASGLTDAEAPPRAEGEAVCEAVYGRAYPMLRRRMATLHPAANRWMVEDGYGKVMGRPGLDLATRELLNVVLLAATDFPEQLHSHLRGALLTGATPEEVEGALEEATAHLPDARREALAARWREVRARLGDEALSGDLSEF
- a CDS encoding lytic murein transglycosylase gives rise to the protein MHFARLLLGTGLMLLLCSPLALWAEEKTGTATGTGTESEPKKAEAEAEAEAEAEAKVEKKEKEKPAFTFSEEDLKRFELWLGELRAEALEKGISEKTIAAALKEIRPIDRIIALDRRQPEGTMSWETYKSRVVTPARIAEGKRLLAENEELLEAVAKQRGVQPRFIVALWGIETGFGSNTGGFSVITALATLAFEGRRGSFFRKELFNALKILDEGHITPAQMKGSWAGAMGQCQFMPSSFLTWAVDQDGDGRKDIWNTRADVFGSTANYLHQNRWDANRTWGRRVKLPEGLDPALIGKTIKKPLSEWQALGVRKPNGKDLPAVELTGSLVQPGGATGPTYLVYGNYHSLLHWNRSLYFATAVGLLADGIGRP
- a CDS encoding EAL domain-containing protein; translation: MPDLPSDQPVTAGGRPLTIHDVVEKRLMRLVFQPLYDIQERRVFAYEALVRGTTQTFPGPAEILKGAVEADLIGDLGRILREMAIEGCPDTPLFLNIHPGELNHGLLVRPDDPIYFHDQPIFIEITESVPLTHFRWCNEVLTEMRSRDIMLAVDDLGSGYSNLKYIADLQPEVVKLDMALIRDLDTTPRKMILVKAIVRLCVDLGARVVAEGIETLGEYQAVVDTGAHLAQGYFLARPAFPPPEVDEATLGIPKA
- a CDS encoding redoxin family protein, with the translated sequence MRDRFLVAVLAATSIGAACASAPKTPPAPEASSEAAPPGADEAPPTDAEELAAGGGHPGGSPEVRRIDPARALEAALRHPDPHARAASLETLHEVFGGHPQLSEIIASVLVQTYAELLEIEKMREWSRKVQVRDDTSYADVLNAMAYAYAELGEHLAEGLIRVEQGLAILDRLTSRLEAHGEQPAPGGPLEARRAAFLDTRGWLHFKMEKVALALEDLIRADELMDDPEIHWHRCVVLEKLERRGEAAAACADALVHDERFADEARARLSALTEDPEGALTAARARSAKRRSETILRRSIDRPTPRLELLDQEGNALPLGGEERPGAIQVFWLWATWCKPCLDELPLLEAVAGREENREVRFLAVNVDQDPELVHRFLQRRALSFPVAYGDAHETLRALNVGGLPALFVRDAAGRIRFVHLGADPAIGEILQAEIDALQSTP